One segment of Saprospiraceae bacterium DNA contains the following:
- a CDS encoding thermonuclease family protein — protein MTKTYHKIVRGDSRHMKEVRDESVHLVVTSPPYWQLKDYGTDNQIGFHDDYETYINHLNLVWKECHRVLHKGCRLCINIGDQFARSVYYGRYKVIPIRTEIIKFCESIGFDYMGAVIWQKVATTNTTGGATIMGSFPYPRNGILKIDYEFILIFKKHGDAPKPDREKKELSKMTVEEWNEFFSGHWNFSGAKQDNHLAMFPEELPHRLIKMFAFVGDVVLDPFLGSGTTSLAARNLGRHSLGYEANPDFIPIIRKKIGADEKNLFDKAQFIFEEQDELLVDFEKEVQKLPYIFKDPLRLDKKIDVKKLQFGSKIDQNGSTKREEFFTVKEVISPELVRLNNGLEVRLIGIRENPAQNGKASDWLREKTKGQKVFLKYDAVKHDSQNRLMAYLYLQNKTFVNAHLVRSGLVSVDDSVEHKYKTKFNTIQNG, from the coding sequence ATGACCAAAACCTACCACAAAATCGTTCGGGGCGACAGCCGCCACATGAAGGAAGTACGCGACGAGAGTGTTCACCTTGTCGTCACCTCGCCGCCATATTGGCAGTTGAAAGACTACGGCACGGACAATCAAATCGGCTTTCACGACGACTATGAGACGTACATCAATCACCTGAATTTGGTTTGGAAAGAATGTCATCGTGTGTTGCACAAAGGCTGCCGCCTGTGCATCAATATTGGCGACCAGTTTGCGCGCTCGGTCTATTATGGTCGCTACAAAGTCATCCCGATTCGCACGGAAATCATAAAATTCTGCGAGTCCATCGGGTTCGACTACATGGGCGCGGTGATTTGGCAAAAAGTCGCCACCACGAACACCACCGGCGGCGCGACGATTATGGGCAGTTTTCCATACCCGCGCAACGGCATTTTGAAAATTGACTACGAGTTTATCCTCATTTTCAAAAAACACGGCGACGCGCCCAAACCCGACCGGGAGAAAAAAGAGCTTTCCAAAATGACCGTCGAAGAATGGAACGAGTTTTTCAGCGGTCACTGGAATTTCAGCGGCGCGAAGCAGGACAATCATTTGGCAATGTTTCCCGAAGAATTGCCGCACCGGCTCATCAAAATGTTCGCCTTCGTGGGCGATGTGGTGCTTGACCCCTTCCTCGGTAGCGGCACCACTTCGTTGGCCGCCAGAAACTTGGGCCGCCACTCGCTCGGCTATGAAGCCAATCCAGACTTTATTCCCATCATTCGCAAAAAAATTGGCGCCGATGAAAAAAACCTGTTCGACAAGGCGCAATTTATCTTTGAAGAACAAGACGAGTTGCTTGTTGATTTTGAAAAAGAGGTTCAAAAACTGCCCTACATTTTCAAAGACCCGCTGCGCTTGGACAAAAAAATAGACGTGAAAAAACTCCAGTTCGGCTCCAAAATTGACCAAAACGGCTCAACCAAGCGCGAGGAGTTTTTCACCGTGAAAGAAGTCATCAGCCCGGAACTCGTGCGGCTGAACAACGGCCTCGAAGTGCGCCTCATTGGCATCCGCGAAAATCCTGCGCAAAACGGCAAGGCCAGCGACTGGCTGCGCGAAAAAACGAAAGGCCAAAAAGTTTTCCTGAAATATGATGCGGTCAAACACGATTCCCAGAACCGGCTGATGGCTTATTTGTACTTGCAGAACAAGACTTTTGTGAACGCGCATCTGGTGCGGTCGGGGTTGGTTTCGGTGGATGATTCGGTGGAACACAAGTACAAGACAAAGTTTAACACTATCCAAAATGGCTGA
- a CDS encoding isopenicillin N synthase family oxygenase produces the protein MKEKGIPTVDLSKFASGNPAEKEAFVRALGKAFHEVGFVAVVNHGVPKNLIDRFYEASKAFFALPEAVKKKYEIPGMAGQRGYTSFGKEHAKQSQVADLKEFFQIGQEVPADHPLKSEYPDNVQVAEAPEFAKLGRELYQAFEKAGGLLLEAIAAHLGLDKDYFTRQITHGNSILRSIHYPPITHEPASAIRAEQHEDINLITLLVGASAGGLELLNSENEWVPILPEADEIVINVGDMLQRLTNDYLKSTTHRVVNPPRSEWHLPRLSIPFFLHPVSSMDLTCLPSCVTADNPLHYAPITAGEYLDERLREIGLKK, from the coding sequence ATGAAAGAAAAAGGCATCCCAACTGTTGACCTCTCCAAATTTGCCTCCGGCAACCCTGCCGAAAAAGAAGCCTTCGTGCGCGCGCTCGGCAAGGCTTTTCACGAAGTAGGCTTTGTGGCGGTGGTGAACCACGGCGTTCCCAAAAATTTGATTGACCGCTTCTACGAGGCCTCAAAAGCCTTTTTTGCCCTGCCGGAGGCCGTCAAGAAAAAATACGAGATACCCGGCATGGCTGGCCAACGCGGCTACACTTCTTTCGGAAAAGAACACGCCAAGCAGTCGCAGGTGGCCGACCTGAAAGAGTTTTTCCAAATCGGCCAAGAAGTGCCCGCTGACCATCCGCTCAAATCGGAATACCCCGACAACGTGCAGGTGGCCGAAGCGCCCGAATTCGCCAAGCTGGGCCGCGAACTCTATCAGGCTTTTGAAAAAGCAGGCGGCTTGCTGCTCGAAGCCATCGCTGCCCACCTCGGCCTCGACAAGGATTATTTCACCCGTCAAATCACGCACGGCAACTCCATCCTTCGCAGCATCCACTACCCACCTATCACGCACGAGCCTGCCAGCGCCATTCGCGCCGAACAACACGAGGACATCAACCTCATCACGCTGCTCGTGGGCGCGAGTGCTGGCGGCTTGGAACTATTGAACTCTGAAAATGAATGGGTGCCCATCCTCCCCGAGGCCGACGAAATCGTCATCAACGTGGGCGATATGCTTCAGCGGCTCACCAACGACTACCTGAAAAGCACCACCCACCGCGTGGTGAACCCGCCGCGCTCCGAATGGCATTTGCCGCGCCTGAGTATCCCGTTCTTCCTGCATCCGGTCAGCTCGATGGATTTGACCTGCCTCCCCTCCTGTGTCACCGCCGACAACCCGCTACACTACGCGCCCATCACCGCCGGCGAGTATCTGGACGAGCGGCTGCGGGAGATTGGGTTGAAAAAATAG
- a CDS encoding Ig-like domain-containing protein: protein MNSFPRNFFFRLLCSPVLLSLLFACARQGSPTGGPKDTDPPEVVAEASTRNFSTRFSERRIELAFNEWVVLSDVGTQVVISPPLKKRPDITLKGKKVIVEFSKEDTLRPNTTYTINFGTAVKDFHENNPAKDLRFVFSTGDFLDSLSANGIVVDAFTSEPLENISVMLYDDFTDSVVRKEKPYYFARTDKSGQFSIQNVREGVYKVAAIDDSSGDLKWDGQNERIGFADSLLTLTDSANASLSIKLFKNQPTFRLFDSKTLRFGLVQLTYTDLPDSVAIRPETPDVRYTVEKVKDTLFVWYDMSAPAAWQLMANDDTVRVRNLSREDFFKNHALAEAGAPAAASASRRQTAPLAPAPSVTKTVSQHPTKQATISFNSILASVDTAQWLMLIDSTPFFDFSAQLDSTLPRNINVQVAWAFGKTYTLTLLPGAVTDFYGVSNADTLVRILNVYTEKQLGGLNLTVENLIPGTQYVLQLLNGTVVEEERVFDTEGTEKKLIFTNLVAAAYTARLIEDRNGNGRWDTGDYFARRQPEPIFTKKLDPLRANWEVEASMQAGEETRRNKTE from the coding sequence ATGAACTCGTTTCCTCGCAACTTTTTCTTTCGATTGCTTTGCAGCCCTGTGTTGCTTAGCCTGCTCTTTGCCTGCGCGAGGCAAGGCTCGCCCACCGGAGGCCCCAAAGACACAGACCCGCCGGAGGTGGTCGCGGAAGCCAGCACGCGCAATTTCAGCACCCGCTTTTCCGAACGCCGCATCGAACTTGCTTTCAACGAGTGGGTGGTGCTGTCTGATGTAGGCACGCAAGTCGTCATTTCGCCGCCTTTGAAAAAACGCCCCGACATCACTTTGAAAGGCAAAAAGGTAATCGTGGAATTCTCGAAGGAAGACACCCTGCGCCCCAACACGACCTACACCATCAATTTCGGCACGGCGGTCAAGGATTTTCATGAAAACAACCCGGCGAAGGATTTGCGGTTCGTGTTCTCCACAGGCGACTTTTTGGACAGCCTCTCCGCCAACGGTATCGTGGTGGATGCCTTCACGAGCGAGCCGCTCGAAAACATTTCGGTGATGCTCTACGATGATTTTACGGACAGCGTGGTGCGCAAGGAGAAACCCTACTATTTCGCCCGCACCGACAAGAGCGGCCAATTTTCCATTCAAAACGTGAGGGAAGGCGTGTATAAAGTAGCGGCTATTGACGATAGTTCCGGGGATTTGAAATGGGATGGCCAGAACGAGCGCATCGGATTTGCTGATAGCCTGCTGACGCTGACGGACTCTGCCAACGCATCGCTGAGCATCAAACTTTTCAAAAATCAGCCGACGTTTCGCCTTTTCGACAGCAAAACCCTCCGCTTTGGCTTGGTGCAACTAACCTACACCGATTTGCCAGACTCGGTCGCCATTCGGCCCGAAACGCCCGATGTGCGCTACACCGTCGAGAAAGTGAAAGACACCCTTTTTGTTTGGTACGACATGAGCGCCCCCGCAGCATGGCAATTGATGGCCAACGACGACACGGTGCGAGTGCGCAACCTGTCGCGCGAAGATTTTTTTAAAAACCATGCCCTCGCCGAAGCGGGCGCACCTGCCGCCGCAAGCGCCAGCCGACGACAAACCGCCCCGCTCGCTCCCGCGCCAAGCGTCACAAAAACCGTCAGTCAGCACCCCACCAAACAGGCGACCATTTCCTTCAATTCAATCTTGGCCAGCGTGGACACCGCGCAATGGCTGATGCTGATTGACAGCACGCCCTTCTTCGATTTTTCCGCCCAACTCGACTCGACGCTGCCGCGAAATATCAATGTCCAAGTCGCTTGGGCGTTCGGCAAAACCTACACGCTCACCCTTTTGCCCGGTGCCGTCACGGATTTCTATGGGGTGTCCAATGCCGACACACTCGTTCGCATATTGAATGTTTACACCGAAAAACAACTCGGCGGGCTGAACCTGACGGTGGAAAATTTGATTCCGGGCACCCAATATGTGCTGCAATTGCTGAACGGCACCGTGGTGGAGGAAGAGCGCGTTTTTGACACCGAGGGCACAGAGAAAAAACTGATATTCACCAACTTGGTGGCAGCCGCCTACACCGCCCGCCTCATCGAAGACCGCAACGGCAATGGCCGTTGGGACACGGGCGATTATTTTGCCCGCCGCCAGCCGGAGCCGATTTTTACCAAAAAACTCGACCCGCTCCGCGCCAATTGGGAAGTGGAGGCCTCCATGCAAGCAGGGGAGGAGACCAGGAGAAACAAGACCGAGTGA
- a CDS encoding AAA family ATPase, with amino-acid sequence MLPPELAPLLYRELEKIAARTAWREQVLALANLLERIFFEATQQEQIAFSTLFARISYAGHKFHFQENTLRGIHHFRLAAKRVRNGGAANEMSVRLGLHAVAESVLVLTGAAIPSGLAERLGEAPPSFQASEAGGELAFAAVLRVVALEDDAKQSCLIATDEERPGQFVRVLYGLPERNEHFMPTIQVVRKVFGFPVTLNLLEVDIDAQGNYRPRAFVVEPDYLMDVSAIAECFKDTGAEPYAYLAKKFLPMEPNEPKLLGNIANFFLDRLLNEPSAEWVATFRETFQLYPFVYAPMSDAEVKSISGKAQKHFLNLKNMAAQGFAKEGIEPEHCFLEPAFFSEQYGIQGRLDLFYRTDEKSAIVELKSGTPFKPNSYGIQRSHFTQTLLYDLLVRSVYGRSTDPAKYILYSGADLNHLRFAPTVPPEQWEALQVRNQLVAIERLLTKITPGDEQVAVFGRLRAAHGKGFTERDFARFEVAYAGLSLLEKKYFNAFAGFIAREHWLAKVGEEGVDGSNGHAALWRSSFEEKQLAFSILSHLEMLENRAAEPEPCIVFRKTPLTNPLANFRVGDIALLYPAVDSTDTVLHHQVIKCTIMELGKDRVTVQLRFRQHNLKPFETEGYWCLEPDMMDTGFAAMYRGLLEWAEAGAEKRGLVLGIHPSPNYFLLWGPPGTGKTSVMLRNLAAQVLNETSDSLLLLAYTNRAVDEICEALDSIGGDIRQQYLRIGNKHSTEERFREQLLSVKIAEAKNRAELRAVLDSHRVFVSTVASFGSNEGFLKLKKFQRLIVDEASQILEPQLIGLLTRFEHFTLIGDHRQLPAVTTQRSATTVVKDTDLNSIGLADLRDSYFERLYRRCQEQGWHWAYGQLDRQGRMHSDIMDFPNRYFYGGHLHTLDQAPEHRQHKPLRYDWPAADPVLIKILFEKRVVFLPAQPAENLSNPKTSTVEAQWVAQLVAMFKNVWAANSKPWHPAKSLGIITPWRAQIAQIRESLSAANLDPDEITIDTVERYQGGARDIIIVSTCVHSEFQLASLVNLSGEGVDRKLNVALTRAREHLILIGNEEILRKDPRYRAFIEQYKVALPYPNPT; translated from the coding sequence ATGCTCCCTCCTGAATTGGCACCACTTCTTTATCGGGAACTCGAAAAAATCGCTGCCCGCACAGCGTGGCGGGAGCAGGTGCTGGCGTTGGCCAATTTGTTGGAGCGCATTTTTTTCGAGGCTACCCAACAGGAGCAAATCGCGTTCAGCACCCTGTTTGCTCGCATCAGCTACGCTGGGCACAAGTTTCATTTTCAGGAAAACACGTTGCGCGGTATCCATCATTTCCGCTTGGCAGCCAAGCGCGTGCGCAATGGCGGAGCGGCAAACGAGATGAGTGTCCGGTTGGGTTTGCACGCCGTGGCGGAATCCGTGTTGGTGCTGACGGGCGCAGCCATTCCCTCGGGTTTGGCGGAGCGATTGGGCGAAGCACCCCCGTCTTTTCAGGCAAGCGAAGCAGGAGGCGAACTGGCTTTTGCTGCGGTGCTTCGCGTCGTCGCGCTGGAAGACGATGCCAAACAAAGCTGCCTCATCGCCACCGACGAGGAGCGACCGGGGCAGTTCGTGCGCGTCCTGTACGGCTTGCCGGAACGCAACGAGCATTTCATGCCTACCATCCAAGTTGTCCGCAAGGTGTTCGGGTTCCCGGTGACGCTGAACCTGCTGGAAGTGGACATAGATGCGCAAGGCAATTATCGTCCGCGTGCTTTCGTGGTGGAGCCGGATTATCTCATGGACGTGTCGGCTATTGCCGAATGTTTCAAGGATACTGGCGCGGAACCGTACGCCTATCTGGCAAAAAAATTCCTGCCGATGGAGCCGAACGAGCCGAAACTGCTTGGCAACATCGCCAACTTTTTCCTCGACCGACTGCTGAACGAACCCTCCGCCGAATGGGTAGCCACTTTCCGCGAGACCTTCCAACTCTACCCCTTTGTGTATGCGCCCATGAGCGATGCGGAGGTAAAATCCATATCGGGCAAAGCGCAAAAACATTTTTTAAACCTAAAAAACATGGCAGCCCAAGGCTTTGCCAAAGAGGGCATCGAGCCGGAGCACTGTTTTCTCGAACCTGCCTTTTTCAGCGAGCAGTACGGCATTCAAGGCCGCCTTGACTTGTTTTACCGAACGGACGAAAAATCGGCCATCGTCGAATTGAAGAGCGGTACCCCCTTCAAACCCAACAGTTACGGCATACAGCGCAGTCATTTTACCCAAACCCTGCTTTATGATTTATTGGTGCGTTCGGTGTATGGCCGCTCCACCGACCCAGCCAAATACATCCTCTACTCCGGCGCGGATTTGAATCACTTGCGCTTTGCGCCCACCGTGCCGCCGGAACAGTGGGAGGCGCTGCAAGTGCGCAACCAACTAGTGGCCATCGAGCGGCTTTTGACCAAGATAACCCCCGGCGATGAACAGGTGGCTGTGTTTGGCCGGCTGAGAGCCGCTCATGGCAAGGGGTTCACCGAGCGCGATTTTGCCCGTTTTGAGGTGGCCTACGCGGGGTTGTCTTTGTTGGAAAAAAAGTATTTCAATGCCTTTGCGGGTTTCATCGCGCGCGAGCATTGGTTGGCCAAAGTCGGCGAAGAGGGGGTGGACGGCTCCAATGGCCACGCCGCCCTTTGGCGCAGCAGTTTTGAGGAAAAACAACTGGCTTTCAGCATTTTGAGCCATCTAGAAATGCTCGAAAACCGCGCCGCCGAACCCGAACCTTGCATCGTTTTTCGGAAAACGCCGCTCACCAATCCGCTGGCCAATTTCCGCGTTGGCGACATCGCGCTCCTCTATCCAGCCGTGGACTCGACGGATACCGTATTGCATCACCAAGTCATCAAATGTACCATCATGGAGCTGGGCAAAGACCGCGTGACCGTGCAGCTGCGCTTCCGGCAGCACAACCTCAAACCCTTCGAAACGGAGGGCTATTGGTGTCTGGAACCCGACATGATGGACACTGGCTTTGCCGCCATGTATAGGGGGTTGCTAGAATGGGCAGAGGCTGGCGCGGAGAAGCGGGGGCTGGTGCTGGGCATCCACCCCTCCCCCAACTACTTCCTCCTCTGGGGGCCGCCCGGAACGGGCAAAACCTCCGTGATGCTGCGCAACCTCGCGGCACAAGTGCTGAACGAGACCTCCGACAGCCTGCTCCTGTTGGCCTACACCAATCGCGCAGTGGACGAAATCTGCGAGGCGCTCGACAGCATCGGTGGCGACATTCGGCAGCAGTATCTGCGCATCGGGAACAAACACTCGACCGAAGAGCGGTTTCGAGAGCAACTTTTGAGCGTGAAAATCGCGGAAGCAAAAAACCGCGCCGAACTCCGCGCCGTGCTCGATAGCCATCGGGTATTCGTCAGCACGGTGGCCTCTTTTGGCTCGAACGAGGGCTTCCTGAAACTCAAAAAATTTCAGCGGCTTATCGTGGACGAGGCATCACAAATCTTGGAGCCTCAACTGATAGGCTTGCTGACCCGCTTCGAACATTTTACCCTCATCGGCGACCACCGCCAATTGCCAGCCGTCACCACTCAACGGTCGGCGACCACCGTCGTGAAGGATACGGACTTGAACAGTATTGGCCTTGCCGATTTGCGCGATTCTTATTTTGAAAGGCTCTATCGGCGTTGTCAGGAGCAGGGCTGGCACTGGGCTTACGGCCAACTCGACCGTCAGGGACGTATGCACTCTGACATCATGGATTTCCCGAATCGGTATTTTTACGGGGGCCATTTGCACACGCTCGACCAAGCTCCCGAACATCGCCAGCACAAGCCGCTCCGTTACGATTGGCCCGCCGCAGACCCCGTTCTTATAAAAATTTTATTTGAAAAAAGGGTCGTTTTCCTGCCAGCCCAACCAGCGGAAAACTTGTCGAATCCCAAAACGAGCACCGTGGAAGCACAGTGGGTGGCGCAGCTGGTCGCCATGTTCAAAAACGTGTGGGCCGCCAACAGCAAGCCGTGGCATCCCGCAAAGTCCCTCGGCATCATCACTCCGTGGCGGGCGCAAATCGCTCAAATTCGCGAAAGCCTGTCCGCCGCCAACCTCGACCCCGACGAAATCACGATTGACACGGTGGAGCGTTATCAAGGCGGCGCTCGCGACATCATCATCGTTTCCACTTGTGTCCACTCCGAATTTCAGCTGGCAAGCCTCGTCAACCTCAGCGGAGAGGGCGTTGACCGCAAACTGAACGTTGCCCTCACGCGTGCCCGCGAGCACCTTATTTTGATTGGAAACGAGGAGATTTTGAGAAAAGACCCGCGTTACAGGGCTTTTATCGAACAATACAAAGTCGCTCTTCCATATCCCAACCCGACATAA
- a CDS encoding amidohydrolase family protein: MKKSPLYLLLSLSFFAGATLFAQVPTPAPAQKEAILIMGATAHLGNGQVIENSAIGFENGKLTLVADATTIRIDRTKYGKIYDAAGKHVYPGFIAPNTRLGLVEIDAARPTQDFSETGALNPNVRSIIAYNTDSEVTPTVRSNGVLLAQVSPTGGTVSGTSSIVQLDAWNWEDASYRADDGIHLNWPALRSWSGWQTGSPEMRRNEQYDKDVLALRQFFDEARAYAQAPVVAAKNPRFEAMRGLWDKKQSLFVHTDNAKTIQEAVLFAESYGLHTVLVGASDAWLVADFLKAREVPVILGRTQRLPSREDEDVDQPFKTPALLHEKGVLFAFSMDGAWQQRNLAFQAGQAAGYGLPKEAALSALTLHTAKILQIDKTCGSLETGKDATLFISEGDALDMRTCKVTAAFIQGREINLDNKQKRLQRRFEEKYRQ; the protein is encoded by the coding sequence ATGAAAAAATCGCCCCTTTATTTGCTTTTGAGCCTATCCTTTTTCGCGGGAGCCACCCTTTTCGCCCAAGTCCCCACACCAGCCCCGGCACAAAAAGAGGCCATCCTTATCATGGGAGCCACTGCGCATCTCGGCAATGGGCAAGTCATCGAAAACAGCGCCATCGGCTTTGAAAACGGCAAATTGACCTTGGTGGCCGACGCAACCACCATCCGCATTGACCGGACGAAATATGGGAAAATCTACGACGCGGCAGGCAAGCACGTCTATCCCGGCTTCATCGCCCCCAACACCCGCCTTGGCCTTGTGGAAATAGATGCCGCCCGCCCGACGCAGGATTTCTCTGAAACGGGCGCCTTGAACCCCAACGTGCGCAGCATCATCGCCTACAACACCGATTCGGAAGTGACCCCCACCGTGCGTTCCAATGGCGTATTGCTCGCACAAGTGTCTCCCACGGGCGGCACCGTGTCGGGCACCTCCTCCATCGTGCAGCTCGACGCTTGGAACTGGGAAGACGCATCTTACCGCGCCGACGACGGCATCCACCTCAACTGGCCTGCGTTGCGCAGCTGGTCGGGTTGGCAGACAGGCAGCCCCGAAATGAGAAGAAACGAGCAGTACGACAAAGACGTGCTGGCGCTTCGGCAATTCTTCGACGAGGCCCGAGCATACGCCCAAGCGCCCGTCGTCGCGGCGAAAAACCCTCGTTTTGAGGCCATGCGCGGCCTTTGGGACAAAAAACAAAGTCTTTTCGTGCATACCGACAACGCCAAAACGATTCAAGAGGCGGTGCTCTTTGCGGAAAGCTATGGCTTGCACACGGTCTTGGTGGGCGCCAGCGACGCATGGCTCGTGGCCGATTTTTTGAAAGCCCGCGAGGTGCCCGTGATATTGGGACGCACTCAAAGGTTGCCTTCCCGTGAAGATGAAGACGTGGACCAACCATTCAAAACACCCGCCTTGCTGCATGAGAAAGGGGTGTTGTTTGCCTTTTCGATGGACGGCGCATGGCAACAGCGCAATTTGGCCTTTCAGGCGGGCCAAGCCGCCGGATATGGATTGCCGAAAGAAGCGGCGCTAAGCGCCCTGACACTCCACACAGCCAAAATTTTGCAGATTGACAAAACCTGCGGCTCGCTCGAGACAGGCAAGGATGCCACACTGTTCATCAGCGAGGGCGATGCCTTGGATATGCGCACCTGCAAGGTGACAGCAGCATTTATACAGGGGCGCGAAATCAATCTGGACAACAAACAAAAGCGACTACAGCGGCGATTTGAGGAAAAATACAGACAGTGA